The Penicillium oxalicum strain HP7-1 chromosome V, whole genome shotgun sequence genomic interval AGCTGCTATCATACCTCCGGTTTAAAATCGAGTCTGGGGCGAGACTGTCGAGTGATATCTGGACTGCAGGCATGGAGCGAGGTGGAAGTTCTTCGATTCTTCACCGTCGACGCTCTCCTCCACCGAGTGAAGCAACGCTCGATTCACGTGTTCTGGCAAGCGCTAGCGGCCAGGACGGGAATCCGGACCGCTTTGTCAATGATCGCCTCGGTCGACTCTTTTGGGGTCATCGTGAAAATTCTCAGTGATAGGAAGAAGTATGCAATTGACACTAACCAGAGATCTGAGGTCCCTTCCTTAATCTATCCCAGCCTCTGCACCGGCTCAGCGACATCACGTCTGAATTCCCATTGAGAGTAAGCATGGTCCATGGGTCTCTACAGAAATACGGCAGCGAATTGGTGTTGCAGAGTTTGGAAAAAGCCGTCATCATtatagttttttttttctctgtgATAGATCTTATGTGTGGCCGTGGCCATTGCAGTCGTTACCTTGATTTTGTCTCGATCTGGGCCACGGTCTCTATGGACACCCAAACACCAAACGCTATGCTGAATCTACCCGAAAGCAGAGTGAAAGTTTcacaagaaaacaaaaaaaagaggttcCGAAGAAGTCGACTGTCAACAGTCTAAAGAAGCTCCGCGCAGGACCAGTCCTCGTACCTGGGAAGTGAGTCAGTGAAGGTGGTCTACGGATGTCTCAAGTCGAGCAGGCCATACCATCCATCAGGCAGATACCGGCGCACGATCAGAGGAATCTTTTTCTGGTTCAACTCTTTCATGGCAATCTGCAGAGGGTCGGTCTCGCCTTCGAGGTCGACAAGCACGGGCGCATTCATACTAGAATCCGAGATTTATCAGTCTCGCGAGCTCCCCACTCATCGGGTCGCACAGCAGCGGTGGACACCGCAATCGCCATCAAACGCACCTGATCTGCAGGGCCCGGGTGCCGAGGACACGCGCACGCTCGTACTTGGTCAAGTATGGGGTGGTTGTGCGCTGGTCAGTCGGgacctttttctctcgcGACTGCTCCATCACTTTGCCCGAGTAGCCAGCATTGGGATCGCCGGACACCACGACGTTCTCCCCGTTGACGGCCGGCTCATAGGATCCGCCCTCGACACCATCGTCGCCCTCAAGACCCTCGTGGTCGATGAAGTCTTCGGGCTCATTTTCGTCAAAGACTTCCTCCTGAGGCTCGTAGTCGTAGCTGTGAAGTAATCACGTTAGACAATGCACCCCCCTCAAGGCCTCTCCGAGGCTGGCGAGTGTTCCCCGACGCCTAGAGGGTTTCTTTCTCCAGGTCATCGGCACTCTGCGACGGTAGGGTAGCTTACTTCTCCTCAGCATCGTTGTCACCGCCGTAGTCCGACATCTTGTCCGATAAGGTGTGAAATTCGAAGTGCCTGCGACAATGAAACTCCCTGCGCGCAATCCGCAAAGTTCGTGTTGCGCAACGCAGAGCTCGCAGAAAATCTTCCTGACACTAGTCCGCTCTCGGATTCACCGCCTGATAAGTGCGGCAGAATGATTTTATTTTCCAGCAGCGACGGGGAAATTGTACGAGacgtctttctttttgttcccaTCAGCGAATGGCTTTCGATTTGGGAGGGGTATTCAGACATGGCGCTGAAACGGAAGATTTCTGCTGGAGAGCTTTCACCTTCCAAGCGACGACAGCAATCCCTCATCAACCACGATGGTAGGAGCAAATGCCGAAACAAGGTGGATCAGATGGACTCGTCCGATTGCTAACTCACCACAGATCCTATCCATGAAGAGGTACATTCCGATGTCGATTACTCGGAATATGGCACACCAGCTTGATCAGTGACGATGTGAATGATACACCCGCAACACCAGTCTCTACGACTTCTTCACGATATCCATCTGAGCTGAAGACTCACCGCTGCCCGTTCGAAGGATGTTCGAAGCATTCAATCGCCCAGCTCGATTACAGGAACATATTCGATCTCACAACAATGAGCGAGTCTTTCATTGTTCGTTTGAAGGCTGTGACAAATCGTTTCTACGTGCCTCTCACCTTCAACATCACGTCAAAAGTGCACACACTGGAGTACGAGACTATGTCTGCGATCGCCCGGGCTGTGGAAAGAGTTTCGTGACGGGATCCCGTCTTCGCCGTCACCTTGCAGCACATGATGGCCGAGACAAATTTCGCTGTACCGATACCCTCCCTGTGAGGAAACATTCCGGAAGCATTCAACCTTACAAAAACACATCATCACGGTGCATTTGCACCAGAAACCATTTCCCTGCACCCATGTCGATGAAGCGACGGGGCAACAATGTCAAATGGCATTCGACACTGCCGGCAATCTTCGTGCACATACGAGCCGAGTCCACACCGAGAAGCGATTCAGCTGCACGGAGTGTTTGGAGCGCCTACAGGAGCAGCACACGGATCTGAATCCCGAGAATGTCACTGAGCAGTCCATCACATTTCCTTCGTACGCTCTTCTGCAGGCTCACATTCGGACTGTTCATCCCCCCAAGTGTCCGAAGTGCCCCATCACTTGCTCCACGTCGCGGGAATTGCGTCGCCACCTTGAAGTCGCTCATGCGACGTCCCGTTGGAAGAGCGAAAGGTTTTCAAATGCACCGTTGATGGGTGTGACCGAAGCTTCACCAAGAAGGGGAATTTGACAGTACATATTCGAACCTTCCACGAAGGTGAAAAGCGATTTGCCTGTGGCGAGACCGATCTTTCTACCTCCAAGAAAGTGGCCGGCTGGGACGGCCAGGGCTGTGGCAAGCGTTACGGGACAAAGCTTGCTCTCGAAGAGCACATTCGCACATCTCATCTGGGTTTCAAGAACTCCAAAGCAGAGCGGCGAGAACGCCTCGGGTTGACGGACAAGCCGGGCAACACTCGTCAGGTCTCCACTCTGGCCGCACTCACCGGTCAGGGCTACGCAGAAGAGACGGGCCGCCGTATTCCCTGTTTCTACGAGACCTGTGAGCATCGATTCCACCGTGACTATGACCTGTGGGTGCACATGTCTGCTCGACACGGCTGCTCCGAGGATCAAGTGCAAGCCTTTTTCATGCAGCGAGCGCTCCTGTCGGACAATGCTGGTCCGGGGGGAAATTCGCTTGGGATCTATGGCCTCGAATTTGATCAGGGCTTCTCAGGCACGGCACATACATCGCTCCCCACGGAGTCGCATCATCCGCTGGATGCGGAGATGCTGGTGCATTCCGAATTTACCTACAAGGCCGACGATCATATGGAGGCGTTGACTGCAAATCACAGCGGAATGGACGTTGAAGACCAAGTTCCGACTTTTTCCTACGGAGGGCAGTGAGCTTGGCTAGAGGAAGCACCGATTGGCGATTATTTCGGGGGTTTTTGATCTCAATTTTTCTGTCCACGTGGGCACTTTTACGACCTGACGACCCTATCTGTGTATGCATTAGCGATCATTGAGACTTTCTTGTTTTACCATTTGGAAAATTTTTGTCATCTATCTATCGTGCTTGTTTAGCCGTAGAGCGGACCATATACGTTGACCGAGCCGACTATCGCGCTCTGGTATGTTAGACTCATGAATtctgctccccccccccccccccttctatAGATTTTTCAAGATACCTTTCCTCTCCAGATTGACAGAACACTGACTGGATAGCGAGAGTGGAGTGGCATTCCGGCATCTTGCATCCCagcaaaagggaaaacaatCCTATACTCTCGAGACGTGCATTCGGACTTTATCTTCTGTCCCTTGACAAATGGATGCTCCTGAGCAGAGGCGTCCACCTGCGAATCAGTTGAAACAAAGGCGTCGTGCACAATTCCGGTATGCGGACTAGAGCCCTCGAGAACACAGATCGAGTGAGATGTCAGGCAATTGATCAACTTTGAGTTCATCATGCATAGCCACCTGCACATGTTGACATTATAAATCACGGGCCACTGATCAGCTCCATTGATCGCCCTCGTAGCTTTGGGTCTGACAGTCCGAGGCGGGGAAGGACCCGTTTATCCTCGGTAGAagacttttggggggggggggggagagaggagatTGTGATAGCCGACGGAGAGATTCTGGCGGCCTGGCCATTCGCCATTAGTACGCCACCCAAACCACCGAATTAGCCGACGTGGAGACCAAAAGTAAATTCAAGTCATCTTGAGACTGGAGATGTACTTTTATACGTAGCCTTTtgtgtattttttttttggtagTTGATATTGGTATTGGAGCAACCTCGAGTCCTGGTCCTGATCTATTCCCACCACATCCCGGCAGTGATACTGTACCATTGATGATTGAACTGAACTGATCGCCATGATGACATTGGCTACACAAATTCCGGTTGTGATTGGGGTTGGAGACCTCAAAAACAGATCGACTCGTCTTGAAGATGCATTTGAACCGCTAGATCTCATGGTGCAGGCCATCTCGGTGGCTTTGCAAGATACAGGATTGTCAAGCGAGAGTGCACAGTCCCTCCAGCAAATGGTGGATAGTATCTCAATTGTGGCAAATTGGACGTGGCCCTATCCCAATACTCCCAAACTACTTCGCGACAAATTGAAGTGTCGGGCGACGTATCTTCATGAGAGTGAGCACGGCGGTCATTCACCCGCCGAGCTGTTTGACGAAGCGGCGCGACGCATTGCCCACGGTCATAGCAAAGTCGCCGTAGTGACCGGTGGAGAGGCTCTCGCTTCATGTAAGACACAATCTTTATCCACAGGGGATTCTCTTGTCCCAGGCTGACGATGAAATGCAGTGGGCGCATTTCAAGCGGCGAAGAAATTCCCACCTCCGGGGTGGACGCAGTTGGATGATTATACCTCCATTTGGGAGAAGGAGCACAAGCAGAGTATGTCAAATGTTCATACCTGGTGCAGTTTTTGAATTCACCTTTGCATCTTGATACTGACCGCGTCTCAGATCTTGCCGCCAACTATGGACTTGGCCTACCGACTCAGGTCTACGCGATGTATGAAGCAGCGCTCAGAGCGCACCGAGGTCAAAGCCTCGCGGAGAATCACCACGAATCGAGTGAGCTGTATGCCGAGTATGCCCGTGTCGCAGCACAGAACCCCATTGCATGGACCCATGGGAAAGAACCCGATTCTGCAGAGAAAATTGGCAAAGTGACCAAGAAGAACCGAATGATTTGCCTTCCATGTGGGTGCTTCCTTGACTTCTTTCCCCGCCCCCACTCGTTTCGAAAGACAAGATTGAGTATGTCCTTGATATTGACACGGAAACAGATCCGCTGGTGATGAATGCATTCAATACCGTCAACATGTCCGCGGCGTGTATTCTCACTTCCCTTGACCATGCGCGAGAACTGGGCGTGGCTGAATCTCGCTTGATTTTCCCACTCGGGGGCGCGGGCATTCATGACCATGAGAACTGTAAGACAAACATCGAGCATTCCATGACCTTTTGATGCAAGAGATCTGGTTTCTGACAAGACCACAGTCTACGAGCGGAGCTCGTTCTTCCATAGCCAAAGCCTATCCTCTTGTCTTGATGCGACTCTGGCAGTTTCAAATGTGAAGACCGCAGAGATTGATCTCTTCGATTTTTATTCGTGAGTGAGCCGGGAAAGAACCGTTCAATATCTCGGATAGTACGAGTCCCACTTGCTAAATGATGCTCTGCAGATGTTTCCCGATAGTTCCCAAGTTGGCCTCCCTGCACCTGGGGATCCCGATTCATGGAGGAGCGCGACCAACCACCTTGCTTGGGGGGTTGACTTCATTCGGTGGAGCCGGTAACAATTACTCGATGCATGTATGTtgaaaaagatgaaaatcgATCTCTCCCCACAAAGCCCTTTCGATTCCCGCACAGCAGTTGACGAAATATCAATGCTTCAAGGCAATTACAGAAATGGTCCGCCAGCTGCGTAGTGGTCGCCACGGCCAGCTCGGTTTAGTTCTAGCCAACGGTGGTGTCCTCTCACATCATCATGCAGTCTGCCTTTCACGAAATGCCCGAAGCGACGGGACTCCCTACCCCGGTCGAAATCCTCTGTCTTTGCGAGTCCGCGATGCTCAGCCTCGAATCGTCGAGCGCGCGCAAGGGAATGCACGGATTGAGGTGAGTCCATTTTACTCCATTTTTTCCGCAACCTCGCAAGTATTGGCGATACTGATCGTACCGTACAGACTTATACCGTTCAATACGAGCGAGACGGATCGCCTCTTGTGGGCTTTGTGCTGGGACGTCGGGACCAAGATGGCGCGCGGTTCATCGCCGTTACGACGGTCGGGTCGAGTTTGAAAGCGCTTGGTGCTGCTAGTGAGCAGATTGGAAGATCTATTTGGGTCGATTTTGACGAGGACATGGGTCGGAATACTTTTAAAGTATTGGAAGCTAGGCTGTAGGAGTTTGGGTTGTACACAAATATGATGATGTTTCCTCCGACTGTCCCGAATGCCTCGAATTTATCCCCACTGGATAAAACTGAGAATACAATATGATTCTGAACGTACgagggatggaaaaaaaaaactcattGTATTCTTGGTCTTTATTCCCCCCATCTCAGAAACTACAACTTGGACGCCACCCACTGCGGCTGCTTCTTCGCCGCAAACGCCTCCAAGCCAATCCTGAGATTCTCCGAAGCGAGCAACCCTCGACCATACTTTTCCGCCGTAATCTTGTCGGCTTCTATCGTACTGGCCGTCTCCCATGACTCGCGAAGCCCCGAGCGCGACACGATAATGGCATCGGGAGATTTGTTGGCAATctccttggccatctccaGAGCTTCATCGAGGACTGATTCGTGAGATTGAGCGATGCGGTTGATCAATCTCAGGGAGAGAGCCTCCTGGGCGGGAACACGACGACCGGTCAGCGCCAGTTCGGTGCCGATTCTCATACCGCAGTCGCGCACGATCCGTGAGAGCCCTCCGGCTCCTGCGTACAGTCCGCGCAGGACTTCGGGAAGTCCGAAATACGCCTGGGGCGAGGCGACGATGAGATCACTAAATAAATCACGAGGCGGGGTGTAACTGTTAGTtatttttcccctttcttcttccccttcttctctcccactTTCCAAGGCAGCCAAGACGCACCAATTCAAACAGATTTCAAATCCACCACCCAAGGCGAGTCCGTTCACCGCGGCAATGACGGGCTTTTTACCGCGTCGTTGACTCAGTCCAGCAAATCCACCTTCGGCAACCTTGTTCGGCCGGGTCTCGTCGCCGCGACTAATGTCCCGTTGCTCGAGCAAGTCGGCACCTGCGCAAAAGGCCTTGCTCCCTTTCCCGGTAATGATGCCCACCCGCATCGACGGCTCATTGTCCATCCAATTCCAGAGCGCTGTACCTTCATGATGACCCTGGATAGGAACCGAATTCATACGCTTCTCTCGGTTGATTGTTGCGAGTAACACCCCCGGGCTTGGGAATGAGACCTCGAAGATGCTAGTTGGTGGGGGCGGTGTTTGGAACGACATTTTTTTGGATAtctttttgtgtgtgtgtgtgtgtgtgggtgTGGGTTCTGAGCAGATATCTCtggagaaattcaaaagacgATCGTCCAGCGTCTCGAGTTAAAGAGTGGGTGTGGTGAGGAGTAGTTCAGTCCTGGAAGTTGATGACATGGGAGTGACAGTACTCAAGGCCAGTGTGCACTTGCGCTGTACATGCAAAAGTGTGGGGAAAGCTCCCCCGGGGCCGTGGACCTCGGTTCAACATTTTGGCGTGTCGACTGTCGATCGCGGACGTGCATCGGTACCTGAACCTGTCCAGTGGGTGCAGGCGATTTGTGAACCAAAAAGATGCACATGGATGCTTTTGGTCCCAAGATAAATGAATCAAAATGTGTTGTCGGAGAGATGCGTCCTTCCACAGGCAGGTAAAATACTCCTGATGCAAACAAAATCATCAGGGGCAAGGAGGCGATGAAGACGAGACGGACAAGGGTCCTTGGCCTATACTAATCAGTATCACCAGCAGTATCTACATACAtaggttcttttttttgcctttaTTTTTCTTGGATTTCGCTGTCCACACCAACTTCTTCTGGAATCCTTCCGTGACTATTGGGGTCAAGGGTTCATCATTGGTTCCTCTTGACGATTTCGGTTCTCGTCGGTGGAGTTCCAGCCAACGGCCTCGGGACCTCTGGAGATCGGCTGCTACGGAGGAGCAATAAGCGCGAACTGCACGCACCGCGCGCACTGACTAGTTACCACTAATTCCAAAAGTTGTCAGCATCTAGTACCAAATAGTCCAGCTAGTAGCGACTAGCTAGTCACTCTCATCACAGACTGCAAAATATCCAAGATGCACCCAAGTTCCACGAGTCCGCACTGCGACAGTCGCGTGAACCATGCGATAAGAAAACCtccggaaaaaaaaaagtttagCGCCGTCGCAAACCATCTCCTGCAGCTTCCCGATTCGTCCGATCTGGTGTCCTTACTCCAACGGGCCCTACAAGGTCTTGTCGGAGTCGCTTCTGCTTGTAGTGAAATCGTATCTACCCTACCAGTAGAAGAGGCTCACGAAATCATGGTACCCCGCTGACCTGACGATGGGTGGATGGTGGGAGGGGAACGGAAGAACCGTTGAAAATCGATTCCAATGCCCGCCCCTTCCCTAACCTGAGATTGTCATCGTTTCTCTCTTGTCAATCTCCAACGATCAGAGACCGTGAACAGAAAGATATCGCCTTAAGCtcacaaaaaagagaagaaacaaGAGTATACGTATAGAATACGTGCACAATGACGGCGACCGGCGCCCAAATGGGCTCGACATGCAGCTTCTCAACTCGAATTTCGCTTCGCTG includes:
- a CDS encoding DNA-directed RNA polymerases I, II, and III subunit, which produces MSDYGGDNDAEENYDYEPQEEVFDENEPEDFIDHEGLEGDDGVEGGSYEPAVNGENVVVSGDPNAGYSGKVMEQSREKKVPTDQRTTTPYLTKYERARVLGTRALQISMNAPVLVDLEGETDPLQIAMKELNQKKIPLIVRRYLPDGWYEDWSCAELL